The proteins below are encoded in one region of Coffea arabica cultivar ET-39 chromosome 4c, Coffea Arabica ET-39 HiFi, whole genome shotgun sequence:
- the LOC140005105 gene encoding ABC transporter G family member 35-like has protein sequence MEEEKDRGAAGELRRGLSRNASVNRSSKRRMSSRRGWNVAEDVFGSARMRTSSNALEDEESLKWAALEKLPTYNRLRTTVLKSFIENENDDELGKKSVLQEVDVRKLDTNQRQEFIDRLFKVAEEDNGKFLEKLRNRLDRVGIILPTVEVRFDQLTVGAECYVGDRALPTLPNVARNIAESAFSCLGFRLAERAKINILKDVSGIIKPSRMTLLLGPPSSGKTTLLLALAGRLDPRLKVKGYISYNGHDLKEFVPQKTAAYISQNDVHIAEMTVKETLDFSARCQGVGSRYELLTELERRERDAGIRPEAEVDLFLKATAVEGAESSLITDYTLRILGLDICRDTIIGDEMQRGISGGQKKRVTTGEMIVGPTKTLFMDEISTGLDSSTTFQIVKCVQQIVHSTEATVLMSLLQPAPETYDLFDDIILLSEGKIVYQGPRVHVLEFFESCGFRCPERKGTADFLQEVTSRKDQEQYWADRSKPYRYISVAEFANMFKRLHVGQLLENELSVPYDKARSHKAALVFKKYSVSKKELLKANFDKEWMLIKRNSFLYIFKTFQHTIVSLIASTVFLRTKMHTRNEADGAVYVGVLGFSLVANMFNGIAELALTMKRLPVFYKQRDLLFHPPWAFTLPSFLLALPISSLESLVWTVVTYNVAGLAPEASRFFKQLLLVFLIQQMAAGLFRFIAAICRTMTIANTGGSLALLFVTLLSGFVLPKDKIPDWWGWGYWVSPLTYGFNAITVNEMFAPRWMNKLASDNQTSLGVEILKNFGVSAQRSWYWIGTAALLGFIVLLNILYTFALTYLNPLGKPEAIISKEQAREMEDNQEDLKEETRLKVNKSKKGLLTSSILICSLQKNYSKHGKEHHAYIQRTILLGEIAIQPVSTHSTSTLISRKEDTRLEATSGFAPKRGMVLPFTPLTMTFDSVNYFVDMPREMREQGVTEEKLQLLSSVTGVFRPCVLTALMGVSGAGKTTLMDVLAGRKTGGYIEGDIRISGFPKIQETFARVSGYCEQTDIHSPQLTVRESLIFSAFLRLPREVSKEEKMIFVDEVMGLVELENLKDAIVGLPGVSGLSTEQRKRLTIAVELVANPSIIFMDEPTSGLDARAAAIVMRTVRNTVDTGRTVVCTIHQPSIDIFEAFDELLLMKRGGEVIYAGPIGRHSQKMIEYFEAIPGVQKITEKYNPATWMLNVSSVATEVRHGIDFAEIYKSSVLYAQNKALVKELSVPPQGANDLYFPTQYCQSTWSQFKSCLWKQQITYWRSPDYNLVRIVFSLAAALILGTIFWRVGSKRESNADLLTIIGAMFIAVLFIGINNCSTVQPVVAIERTVVYRERAAGMYSAIPYAMAQVIAEIPYIFLQTSYYSLIVYAMVGFEWTAAKFFWFYLGMATFYFVTFFSFLYFTYYGMMTVSISPNHQVASIIAAAFYGIFNIFAGFYIPRPKIPKWWIWYYWICPVSWTLYGLILSQYGDVEDTIRVPGMSPDPKIKDYIRDHFGYESDFMGPAAAVLIGFCVLFAFVYAFCIKTLNFQNR, from the exons ATGGAGGAGGAGAAAGATCGAGGTGCGGCGGGAGAATTAAGAAGGGGACTGAGTCGCAATGCAAGCGTAAACAGGAGCAGCAAAAGAAGAATGAGCAGCAGGCGAGGTTGGAACGTGGCGGAGGATGTTTTTGGAAGCGCCAGGATGCGTACCAGTAGTAATGCTTTGGAGGATGAGGAATCCCTAAAATGGGCTGCTTTAGAAAAGTTACCAACTTATAATCGACTGCGGACGACTGTTTTGAAATCTTTCATCGAAAATGAGAATGACGACGAGCTGGGCAAGAAGTCAGTGCTCCAAGAAGTTGATGTCCGAAAGCTTGACACCAATCAACGCCAAGAATTCATTGACAGGCTCTTTAAAGTTGCTGAGGAAGATAATGGCAAGTTCTTGGAAAAGCTCAGAAACCGGCTCGACAG AGTTGGGATTATTCTTCCCACGGTGGAAGTTAGGTTCGACCAGTTAACCGTTGGAGCCGAATGTTACGTCGGGGACAGAGCTCTTCCTACGTTGCCAAATGTCGCCAGAAATATTGCGGAGTCGGCTTTCAGTTGTCTTGGCTTCCGACTGGCCGAGAGAGCCAAAATCAATATACTAAAAGACGTCTCCGGCATTATAAAACCTTCCAG GATGACCCTTCTATTAGGACCACCATCTTCTGGGAAAACAACGCTCTTATTGGCTCTAGCAGGAAGATTAGACCCTCGTTTGAAG GTGAAAGGATACATATCTTACAACGGCCATGACCTGAAAGAATTTGTGCCGCAAAAGACAGCGGCATACATTAGCCAAAATGATGTCCACATTGCAGAAATGACAGTGAAAGAAACACTCGACTTCTCTGCAAGATGCCAAGGGGTTGGATCCCGATACG AACTTTTGACTGAGCTTGAAAGGAGGGAAAGGGACGCTGGCATTCGCCCTGAGGCTGAAGTTGATCTTTTCTTGAAG GCAACAGCTGTGGAAGGTGCCGAAAGCAGTCTCATTACCGACTACACTCTCAGA ATATTGGGACTAGACATTTGCCGGGATACTATTATTGGGGATGAAATGCAGCGAGGGATCTCCGGGGGTCAAAAAAAGCGAGTCACAACAG GAGAAATGATTGTTGGACCAACCAAGACACTGTTTATGGATGAAATATCAACAGGCCTTGACAGCTCTACAACATTTCAAATAGTCAAGTGCGTGCAACAGATTGTGCACTCGACAGAGGCTACCGTGCTAATGTCCCTCCTGCAGCCTGCTCCCGAGACTTATGACCTCTTTGATGATATCATCCTTTTGTCAGAAGGCAAAATTGTATATCAGGGTCCAAGAGTGCACGTTCTTGAATTCTTTGAGAGCTGTGGTTTCAGGTGTCCAGAGAGAAAGGGAACTGCTGATTTCCTGCAGGAG GTTACGTCAAGAAAAGACCAGGAGCAGTACTGGGCAGACCGAAGCAAGCCATATAGATATATATCTGTTGCCGAATTTGCAAATATGTTCAAACGTCTCCATGTTGGTCAGCTTCTAGAGAACGAGCTCTCAGTCCCTTACGACAAGGCACGGAGTCACAAAGCAGCTCTAGTGTTCAAAAAGTACTCGGTCTCTAAAAAAGAGCTTCTAAAAGCAAATTTTGACAAGGAGTGGATGCTAATCAAGAGAAACTCTTTTTTATACATTTTCAAGACTTTCCAACACACCATTGTATCACTCATCGCATCAACGGTGTTCCTAAGGACTAAAATGCACACCAGAAATGAAGCCGATGGCGCAGTTTACGTTGGAGTATTGGGGTTTAGCTTGGTTGCCAATATGTTTAATGGTATTGCTGAACTTGCACTTACCATGAAGCGACTTCCGGTCTTTTACAAGCAAAGGGATCTTCTTTTCCATCCGCCGTGGGCCTTTACCTTACCATCTTTCCTGCTGGCATTACCAATATCCTCGTTAGAGTCTCTTGTGTGGACGGTTGTAACGTACAACGTCGCTGGATTAGCCCCTGAAGCCAGCAG GTTCTTCAAGCAACTATTGCTAGTATTTCTGATCCAGCAGATGGCAGCCGGATTATTTAGGTTTATTGCGGCAATCTGTAGAACAATGACAATTGCAAATACTGGAGGAAGTCTAGCTCTTCTCTTTGTCACTCTCTTGAGTGGTTTTGTTCTTCCTAAAG ATAAAATTCCTGATTGGTGGGGTTGGGGATACTGGGTTTCACCTCTAACGTATGGTTTCAATGCCATCACCGTCAATGAAATGTTTGCTCCAAGGTGGATGAACAAATTG GCTTCTGATAATCAAACAAGTTTAGGAGTGGAAATACTGAAGAACTTCGGTGTCTCCGCCCAAAGATCTTGGTATTGGATTGGTACAGCAGCCCTACTGGGCTTTATAGTACTTTTGAACATCCTTTACACATTTGCCCTCACGTACCTTAACC CTCTTGGAAAGCCGGAAGCTATAATTTCCAAAGAGCAGGCAAGGGAGATGGAAGATAATCAAGAAGATCTGAAGGAAGAAACAAGACTTAAAGTGAACAAGTCAAAGAAAGGTTTACTCACAAGCTCAATTCTTATCTGCTCATTACAAAAAAATTACAGTAAACATGGAAAGGAACACCATGCTTATATACAGCGTACAATTCTtttaggagaaatagcaatccAGCCAGTGAGCACGCACTCCACTAGCACTTTAATCAGTAGAAAGGAAGATACACGTCTTGAGGCTACAAGTGGTTTTGCTCCTAAGAGAGGAATGGTTCTGCCATTCACCCCACTCACCATGACCTTTGACAGCGTGAATTATTTCGTGGACATGCCCCGT GAAATGAGAGAACAAGGAGTCACAGAGGAGAAGCTCCAATTACTTAGTAGCGTAACTGGCGTATTTCGGCCATGTGTTTTAACTGCACTAATGGGAGTCAGCGGAGCAGGAAAGACTACCCTGATGGATGTTTTAGCTGGACGGAAAACAGGTGGTTACATCGAAGGCGACATAAGAATATCCGGATTCCCAAAGATACAAGAAACATTTGCTAGAGTTTCAGGTTACTGTGAACAAACTGATATCCACTCACCTCAATTAACTGTCCGTGAATCTCTGATTTTTTCGGCTTTCCTTCGGCTCCCCCGAGAAGTCAGCAAGGAGGAAAAGATG ATTTTTGTGGATGAAGTGATGGGCCTGGTTGAACTAGAGAACCTAAAAGATGCCATTGTGGGGCTTCCAGGAGTTAGTGGTTTGTCTACAGAGCAGAGAAAGAGACTGACTATAGCAGTTGAGCTTGTTGCCAATCCCTCCATCATATTTATGGATGAACCCACTTCTGGCCTTGATGCAAGAGCAGCAGCCATTGTTATGAGGACAGTGAGAAATACAGTCGACACGGGGAGAACAGTTGTATGCACAATTCATCAGCCTAGCATAGACATTTTTGAAGCTTTTGATGAG CTACTTTTGATGAAAAGAGGAGGCGAAGTGATTTATGCAGGACCAATAGGACGGCATTCCCAGAAAATGATAGAATACTTTGAG GCAATTCCTGGAGTGCAAAAGATTACAGAGAAGTACAATCCAGCAACATGGATGCTAAATGTTAGCTCAGTTGCCACCGAAGTTAGGCATGGAATTGATTTTGCTGAGATATACAAATCCTCAGTATTGTATGC ACAAAATAAGGCTCTAGTGAAAGAGTTGAGCGTACCACCTCAAGGTGCAAATGACCTCTATTTCCCTACACAATATTGTCAATCCACGTGGAGTCAATTCAAATCCTGCCTGTGGAAGCAACAGATAACTTACTGGAGAAGTCCCGATTATAACCTTGTCAGAATCGTCTTCAGTTTAGCTGCTGCACTCATTCTTGGAACAATTTTTTGGAGAGTTGGAAGTAAAAG GGAGAGCAATGCTGATCTTCTGACCATCATTGGGGCAATGTTCATTGCTGTACTTTTTATTGGGATCAATAATTGTTCGACTGTGCAACCAGTTGTTGCCATCGAAAGAACTGTTGTTTATCGGGAAAGAGCTGCTGGGATGTACTCAGCCATACCATATGCCATGGCACAA GTTATTGCAGAGATACCATACATATTTTTGCAAACTTCCTACTATTCACTTATAGTGTATGCCATGGTGGGCTTCGAATGGACAGCAGCAAAATTTTTCTGGTTCTACTTAGGCATGGCCACG TTCTACTTTGTGaccttcttctcttttctctaCTTCACATATTACGGAATGATGACAGTTTCCATCTCACCAAACCACCAAGTGGCATCAATAATTGCAGCAGCATTCTACGGAATTTTCAATATCTTCGCTGGATTCTACATCCCCAGACCA AAAATTCCCAAATGGTGGATATGGTACTACTGGATTTGCCCTGTGTCATGGACACTCTACGGACTAATCTTATCACAATATGGTGATGTAGAGGATACAATCAGAGTCCCCGGAATGTCTCCTGATCCAAAAATCAAAGATTATATCAGGGATCACTTCGGATACGAATCAGACTTCATGGGACCAGCGGCAGCAGTTTTGATCGGTTTCTGTGTTTTGTTTGCATTTGTGTACGCTTTCTGCATTAAGACACTGAACTTCCAGAATAGATAG
- the LOC113741597 gene encoding protein DMR6-LIKE OXYGENASE 2 translates to MKKALMSTPESLPDNTIIDFRAPPPSPVASGRRSSFNNEDALSEFLENSLKVPDLVLPDRVFPQQKSVQNPPKLDFRSLNSTENDSVTKFVDSVARIGCFEVVNHGVPEGLIKSVLAAGAGIFGISQEKRKLVTRSLEKPYGFEEFHGEEEKAVTEEFVWSQDESLKMDMEGIWPAGYSNFSERMQKLALAIENVAVTALEFLEQNTSTITRENVKQDPEFGPICYLHKHNGHIINGDQSVNSVLRYDVIRMLVRGSEFPHAICLHICDGAEEFHVYSKKGWASFCPDQGTIIITTGDQLQASGKGPYKHVMGRPIFRGADQERMSMVFPYPSVILKCDKHHKEQKISICWQFIATLILTLFFHFAVRLQSHARK, encoded by the exons ATGAAGAAGGCTCTAATGAGTACACCGGAATCACTGCCGGACAATACCATTATTGATTTCCGTGCACCGCCACCTTCTCCAGTTGCCTCTGGCCGGCGATCTTCCTTCAACAATGAAGATGCTTTGTCTGAATTCTTGGAAAATTCCCTCAAAGTTCCTGACCTCGTTCTTCCTGATCGCGTTTTTCCTCAACAGAAATCCGTTCAAAACCCGCCAAAGCTTGATTTTCGGTCTTTAAACTCCACTGAAAATGATTCGGTCACCAAGTTTGTCGATTCTGTTGCTCGAATTGGATGTTTTGAGGTTGTCAACCATGGAGTTCCTGAGGGGCtgatcaaatctgttttggctGCTGGGGCTGGAATTTTCGGGATAtcacaagagaaaaggaagttggTGACGAGATCGCTGGAGAAGCCATATGGGTTCGAAGAGTTTCATGGGGAAGAGGAGAAAGCTGTTACTGAAGAATTTGTTTGGTCACAAGATGAAAGCTTGAAGATGGATATGGAGGGAATCTGGCCAGCTGGATATTCAAATTTCAG TGAAAGGATGCAAAAGCTTGCGTTAGCCATTGAGAACGTGGCCGTCAcagctttggaatttctggagcaGAACACATCAACTATAACCAGGGAAAATGTAAAACAGGATCCAGAATTTGGTCCAATCTGTTACCTCCACAAGCATAATGGCCACATTATAAATGGAGATCAGTCTGTGAATTCAGTACTGAGATATGATGTTATCAGGATGCTGGTTAGAGGATCTGAATTCCCTCATGCAATATGTTTGCACATTTGCGATGGAGCTGAAGAATTCCACGTCTATTCCAAGAAAGGTTGGGCCTCTTTTTGCCCAGATCAGGGTACCATAATAATCACCACCGGAGATCAATTACAG gCAAGCGGCAAGGGACCATACAAGCATGTCATGGGAAGGCCAATATTCAGAGGTGCTGATCAAGAACGCATGTCCATGGTCTTTCCGTATCCTTCAGTCATCCTCAAATGTGATAAACATCACAAggaacaaaaaatttcaatttgttggCAATTTATAGCTACTCTTATACTGacacttttctttcattttgctgTCCGCCTTCAAAGCCATGCAAGGAAATAG